The Odocoileus virginianus isolate 20LAN1187 ecotype Illinois chromosome 12, Ovbor_1.2, whole genome shotgun sequence genome has a segment encoding these proteins:
- the ABHD18 gene encoding protein ABHD18 isoform X1: MTILRNVCLLLMGVSKLDILYRRLLLTKLFIRGWGRPEDLKRLFEFRKIIGNRERCQNLVSSDYPVYIDKIEEQSDCKILDGHFVSPMAHYVPDIMPIESVIARFQFIVPKEWNSKYRPVCIHLAGTGDHHYWRRRTLMARPMIKEARMASLLLENPYYGCRKPKDQIRSSLKNVSDLFVMGGALVLESAALLHWLEREGYGPLGMTGISMGGHMASLAVSNWPKPMPLIPCLSWSTASGVFTTGVLSKSINWRELEKQYYTQTVYEEEIIHMLEYCGTDSFKMGQEFVKRFPSSADKPTNLNLVSRTLNLDMADQVVSQKPVERHKSSKTSISATSEGLLLQDTSKMDCFNQTLSANKSSYTSCSPQSCHLLSKEQRRNNLQKESLIFMKGVMDECTHVANFSVPVDPSLIIVVQAKEDAYIPRTGVRSLQEIWPGCEIRYLEGGHISAYLFKQGLFRRAIYDAFERFLHKYAN; encoded by the exons atgtTTGTTTGCTGCTGATGGGTGTGAGCAAGTTAGATATTCTATACCGGAGACTACTCCTTACAAAACTTTTTATCAGAGGATGGGGAAGGCCAGAGGATCTCAAAAG ACtctttgaatttagaaagattattGGAAATCGAGAAAGATGTCAGAATCTGGTTTCAAGTGATTATCCAGTGTACATCGATAAg atTGAAGAGCAATCAGATTGTAAGATCCTAGATGGACACTTTGTTTCCCCCATGGCCCATTATGTGCCTGATATCATGCCAATTGAATCTGTTATTGCTAG GTTCCAATTTATTGTGCCTAAAGAGTGGAACAGCAAATACAGACCTGTATGCATTCATCTTGCTGGAACAGGAGATCAT CATTACTGGAGACGACGAACACTGATGGCTCGTCCTATGATTAAGGAAGCCCGAATGGCCTCTTTGCTGTTAGAAAACCCttattat GGCTGCAGAAAACCCAAGGACCAAAT AAGGTCCAGCTTAAAAAACGTGTCCGACCTTTTTGTGATGGGAGGAGCTCTTGTTTTAGAATCTGCAGCTCTCTTGCACTGGCTAGAGAGGGAGGGTTATGGACCTCTAGGAATGACCGGAATATCCATGGGAGGACAC ATGGCTTCCTTAGCAGTATCCAACTGGCCTAAGCCCATGCCATTGATTCCATGTCTGTCTTGGTCCACAGCATCTGGGGTCTTCACTACG GGCGTGCTAAGTAAATCAATTAATTGGAGGGAACTAGAAAAGCAGTATTATACACAGACAGTTTATGAAGAAGAAATTATTCACATGCTTGAATACTGTGGA acagattctttcaaAATGGGACAAGAGTTCGTGAAACGCTTCCCCAGCAGTGCAGACAAGCCAACTAACCTTAATCTGGTTTCTAGAACTTTAAATTTAGATATGGCGGACCAAGTTGTGTCCCAAAAACCTGTTGAGCGCCATAAATCTAGTAAAACATCTATCAGTGCCACATCAGAAGGACTCTTGTTACAAGATACCTCTAAGATGGACTGCTTCAATCAAACACTTTCAGCCAACAAAAGTAGTTATACAAGTTGCAGTCCTCAGTCATGCCACCTACTCagtaaagaacaaagaagaaacaatcttcagaaagaatctttaatatttatgaaaGGAGTTATGGATGAATGTACTCATGTAGCAAATTTCTCAG TTCCAGTTGACCCAAGCCTCATCATAGTGGTTCAAGCCAAAGAAGATGCCTATATTCCACGAACAGGAGTTCGAAGTCTACAAGAAATTTGGCCTGGTTGTGAAATCCGATATCTAGAAGGGGGTCATATTAGTGCTTATCTTTTTAAACAAGGACTCTTCAG GCGAGCCATCTATGATGCATTTGAACGCTTCCTCCATAAATACGCTAACTAA
- the ABHD18 gene encoding protein ABHD18 isoform X2: MGVSKLDILYRRLLLTKLFIRGWGRPEDLKRLFEFRKIIGNRERCQNLVSSDYPVYIDKIEEQSDCKILDGHFVSPMAHYVPDIMPIESVIARFQFIVPKEWNSKYRPVCIHLAGTGDHHYWRRRTLMARPMIKEARMASLLLENPYYGCRKPKDQIRSSLKNVSDLFVMGGALVLESAALLHWLEREGYGPLGMTGISMGGHMASLAVSNWPKPMPLIPCLSWSTASGVFTTGVLSKSINWRELEKQYYTQTVYEEEIIHMLEYCGTDSFKMGQEFVKRFPSSADKPTNLNLVSRTLNLDMADQVVSQKPVERHKSSKTSISATSEGLLLQDTSKMDCFNQTLSANKSSYTSCSPQSCHLLSKEQRRNNLQKESLIFMKGVMDECTHVANFSVPVDPSLIIVVQAKEDAYIPRTGVRSLQEIWPGCEIRYLEGGHISAYLFKQGLFRRAIYDAFERFLHKYAN; the protein is encoded by the exons ATGGGTGTGAGCAAGTTAGATATTCTATACCGGAGACTACTCCTTACAAAACTTTTTATCAGAGGATGGGGAAGGCCAGAGGATCTCAAAAG ACtctttgaatttagaaagattattGGAAATCGAGAAAGATGTCAGAATCTGGTTTCAAGTGATTATCCAGTGTACATCGATAAg atTGAAGAGCAATCAGATTGTAAGATCCTAGATGGACACTTTGTTTCCCCCATGGCCCATTATGTGCCTGATATCATGCCAATTGAATCTGTTATTGCTAG GTTCCAATTTATTGTGCCTAAAGAGTGGAACAGCAAATACAGACCTGTATGCATTCATCTTGCTGGAACAGGAGATCAT CATTACTGGAGACGACGAACACTGATGGCTCGTCCTATGATTAAGGAAGCCCGAATGGCCTCTTTGCTGTTAGAAAACCCttattat GGCTGCAGAAAACCCAAGGACCAAAT AAGGTCCAGCTTAAAAAACGTGTCCGACCTTTTTGTGATGGGAGGAGCTCTTGTTTTAGAATCTGCAGCTCTCTTGCACTGGCTAGAGAGGGAGGGTTATGGACCTCTAGGAATGACCGGAATATCCATGGGAGGACAC ATGGCTTCCTTAGCAGTATCCAACTGGCCTAAGCCCATGCCATTGATTCCATGTCTGTCTTGGTCCACAGCATCTGGGGTCTTCACTACG GGCGTGCTAAGTAAATCAATTAATTGGAGGGAACTAGAAAAGCAGTATTATACACAGACAGTTTATGAAGAAGAAATTATTCACATGCTTGAATACTGTGGA acagattctttcaaAATGGGACAAGAGTTCGTGAAACGCTTCCCCAGCAGTGCAGACAAGCCAACTAACCTTAATCTGGTTTCTAGAACTTTAAATTTAGATATGGCGGACCAAGTTGTGTCCCAAAAACCTGTTGAGCGCCATAAATCTAGTAAAACATCTATCAGTGCCACATCAGAAGGACTCTTGTTACAAGATACCTCTAAGATGGACTGCTTCAATCAAACACTTTCAGCCAACAAAAGTAGTTATACAAGTTGCAGTCCTCAGTCATGCCACCTACTCagtaaagaacaaagaagaaacaatcttcagaaagaatctttaatatttatgaaaGGAGTTATGGATGAATGTACTCATGTAGCAAATTTCTCAG TTCCAGTTGACCCAAGCCTCATCATAGTGGTTCAAGCCAAAGAAGATGCCTATATTCCACGAACAGGAGTTCGAAGTCTACAAGAAATTTGGCCTGGTTGTGAAATCCGATATCTAGAAGGGGGTCATATTAGTGCTTATCTTTTTAAACAAGGACTCTTCAG GCGAGCCATCTATGATGCATTTGAACGCTTCCTCCATAAATACGCTAACTAA
- the ABHD18 gene encoding protein ABHD18 isoform X3: MTILRNVCLLLMGVSKLDILYRRLLLTKLFIRGWGRPEDLKRLFEFRKIIGNRERCQNLVSSDYPVYIDKIEEQSDCKILDGHFVSPMAHYVPDIMPIESVIARFQFIVPKEWNSKYRPVCIHLAGTGDHHYWRRRTLMARPMIKEARMASLLLENPYYGCRKPKDQIRSSLKNVSDLFVMGGALVLESAALLHWLEREGYGPLGMTGISMGGHMASLAVSNWPKPMPLIPCLSWSTASGVFTTTDSFKMGQEFVKRFPSSADKPTNLNLVSRTLNLDMADQVVSQKPVERHKSSKTSISATSEGLLLQDTSKMDCFNQTLSANKSSYTSCSPQSCHLLSKEQRRNNLQKESLIFMKGVMDECTHVANFSVPVDPSLIIVVQAKEDAYIPRTGVRSLQEIWPGCEIRYLEGGHISAYLFKQGLFRRAIYDAFERFLHKYAN, from the exons atgtTTGTTTGCTGCTGATGGGTGTGAGCAAGTTAGATATTCTATACCGGAGACTACTCCTTACAAAACTTTTTATCAGAGGATGGGGAAGGCCAGAGGATCTCAAAAG ACtctttgaatttagaaagattattGGAAATCGAGAAAGATGTCAGAATCTGGTTTCAAGTGATTATCCAGTGTACATCGATAAg atTGAAGAGCAATCAGATTGTAAGATCCTAGATGGACACTTTGTTTCCCCCATGGCCCATTATGTGCCTGATATCATGCCAATTGAATCTGTTATTGCTAG GTTCCAATTTATTGTGCCTAAAGAGTGGAACAGCAAATACAGACCTGTATGCATTCATCTTGCTGGAACAGGAGATCAT CATTACTGGAGACGACGAACACTGATGGCTCGTCCTATGATTAAGGAAGCCCGAATGGCCTCTTTGCTGTTAGAAAACCCttattat GGCTGCAGAAAACCCAAGGACCAAAT AAGGTCCAGCTTAAAAAACGTGTCCGACCTTTTTGTGATGGGAGGAGCTCTTGTTTTAGAATCTGCAGCTCTCTTGCACTGGCTAGAGAGGGAGGGTTATGGACCTCTAGGAATGACCGGAATATCCATGGGAGGACAC ATGGCTTCCTTAGCAGTATCCAACTGGCCTAAGCCCATGCCATTGATTCCATGTCTGTCTTGGTCCACAGCATCTGGGGTCTTCACTACG acagattctttcaaAATGGGACAAGAGTTCGTGAAACGCTTCCCCAGCAGTGCAGACAAGCCAACTAACCTTAATCTGGTTTCTAGAACTTTAAATTTAGATATGGCGGACCAAGTTGTGTCCCAAAAACCTGTTGAGCGCCATAAATCTAGTAAAACATCTATCAGTGCCACATCAGAAGGACTCTTGTTACAAGATACCTCTAAGATGGACTGCTTCAATCAAACACTTTCAGCCAACAAAAGTAGTTATACAAGTTGCAGTCCTCAGTCATGCCACCTACTCagtaaagaacaaagaagaaacaatcttcagaaagaatctttaatatttatgaaaGGAGTTATGGATGAATGTACTCATGTAGCAAATTTCTCAG TTCCAGTTGACCCAAGCCTCATCATAGTGGTTCAAGCCAAAGAAGATGCCTATATTCCACGAACAGGAGTTCGAAGTCTACAAGAAATTTGGCCTGGTTGTGAAATCCGATATCTAGAAGGGGGTCATATTAGTGCTTATCTTTTTAAACAAGGACTCTTCAG GCGAGCCATCTATGATGCATTTGAACGCTTCCTCCATAAATACGCTAACTAA